A DNA window from Pogona vitticeps strain Pit_001003342236 chromosome 2, PviZW2.1, whole genome shotgun sequence contains the following coding sequences:
- the F12 gene encoding coagulation factor XII: protein MTSELLLLLAFVILSPGEPFLPPPHKPPRREHDGKPPSEEPCHFPFRYQRKMHNSCLPGSFLSPRPWCATTENYDRDRKWKYCRQEESLTGLCNPNPCQNGGACEARMNGFHCICRPGFHGRHCEKGSCFGAGRPPHLGKKDTWLQYRPPAGLQECRCLGNNIACKPVHGKACATNPCLNGGHCIELKENQVCGCPEGFSGPLCDVDHHEMCYSGNGHLYRGTTQSTASGSPCVPWDSPFLLFEYSSELLNAASLGLGAHPFCRNPDNDSQPWCYVLHNMQLTWEFCNVTRCEPQISGAMVLKEDGKHSESAETFPNKNDSSTTTMTEATALAPVCGQRYTKTTSSRKRVVGGMVALPGSHPYMAALYIEDQFCGGSLISSCWILTAAHCFEFRPALSKISVVLGQTIYNTSTDSSVTLQVKNYRLHENYSPITKRHDIALVQLKETTPEHCVEFSHSISPVCLPRSMKTTSDATSKQCHIAGWGHMYEGADRLSVYLQEADMPIIPHEQCTSREVHGDRVTQDMLCAGYLDGRADACQGDSGGPLVCEEQDGATLHGIVSWGTGCAHENKPGVYTNVIHYLDWIQKNMH, encoded by the exons ATGACATCCGAGCTGCTTCTTCTGCTGGCCTTTGTGATTCTGAGTCCAGGGGAGCCATTTCTG CCTCCGCCTCACAAGCCACCCAGGAGAGAACATGATG GGAAACCACCCAGTGAGGAGCCTTGCCATTTCCCTTTTCGCTATCAGCGCAAAATGCACAACTCCTGTCTCCCAGGTAGTTTTCTCAGTCCTCGGCCCTG GTGTGCCACCACAGAGAACTATGACCGAGACCGGAAGTGGAAGTATTGCCGGCAAGAGGAAAGCCTGACAG GACTCTGCAACCCAAACCCATGTCAAAATGGCGGTGCCTGTGAAGCTAGGATGAACGGGTTCCACTGCATCTGTAGGCCTGGTTTCCATGGAAGACACTGCGAGAAAG GAAGCTGCTTTGGAGCAGGAAGACCCCCACACCTCGGCAAGAAGGATACCTGGTTGCAGTACCGTCCGCCTGCTGGACTACAGGAGTGTCGCTGCCTTGGAAATAACATTGCTTGCAAGCCAGTGCATGGCAAAG CGTGTGCAACAAATCCTTGCTTGAATGGGGGCCACTGTATAGAGCTGAAAGAAAACCAGGTCTGTGGCTGTCCTGAAGGGTTTTCTGGGCCACTGTGTGATGTAG aTCACCATGAGATGTGCTACAGTGGGAATGGACACCTGTACAGAGGCACAACTCAGAGCACTGCCTCAGGGTCTCCATGTGTgccctgggattcccccttcctgcTTTTTGAGTACTCCAGTGAGTTGCTCAACGCAGCCAGCCTGGGCCTGGGGGCGCATCCCTTCTGCAG GAACCCAGATAATGACAGCCAGCCGTGGTGTTACGTGCTGCACAACATGCAGCTCACCTGGGAATTCTGCAATGTCACGCGCTGTGAACCTCAAATCTCAG GGGCCATGGTCCTGAAGGAGGATGGGAAACATTCTGAGTCAGCAGAGACATTCCCAAACAAGAACgacagcagcaccaccaccatgaCTGAGGCAACTGCCTTGGCTCCGGTTTGTGGGCAGCGCTACACAAAGACCACCTCCTCACGCAAACGTGTGGTGGGGGGCATGGTGGCCCTTCCTGGTTCTCATCCATACATGGCTGCCCTGTACATTGAAGACCAATTCTGTGGAGGAAGTCTCATTTCTTCTTGCTGGATCCTCACTGCAGCTCATTGTTTCGAGTTCAG GCCAGCTTTGTCCAAGATCTCAGTGGTGCTGGGCCAGACCATCTATAACACCAGCACTGACAGTTCTGTCACTCTCCAAGTGAAAAATTATCGGCTGCATGAGAATTATTCTCCAATCACTAAGCGACATGATATTG CACTGGTACAACTGAAGGAGACGACACCAGAGCACTGTGTTGAGTTTTCACACTCCATTTCGCCTGTGTGTCTGCCCCGTTCCATGAAGACAACCTCTGATGCCACCAGCAAGCAGTGTCACATTGCAGGGTGGGGACATATGTATGAAG GAGCTGACCGACTGTCTGTGTATCTGCAGGAGGCAGATATGCCCATCATTCCTCATGAGCAATGCACTTCCCGGGAGGTGCACGGGGATCGCGTCACGCAAGACATGCTTTGTGCTGGATACCTGGATGGAAGAGCTGATGCATGTCAG GGAGATTCTGGTGGGCCTCTGGTATGTGAGGAGCAGGACGGGGCCACCTTACATGGCATTGTCAGCTGGGGCACAGGCTGTGCACACGAGAACAAGCCTGGGGTCTATACCAACGTCATTCACTATCTGGACTGGATCCAGAAGAACATGCATTAG
- the LOC110077988 gene encoding lysophosphatidic acid receptor 6 yields the protein MWGNGTPTSGEAPASRETPSIHPNKSISLQCVTEAEFQHLLLPITYTLVFALSLASNGVALWSCWATRVQAPPVMTFIYNLIIIDLLFALSLPLQAVYHARHNDWPFGEGLCKATNALFLANMFSCTLFLACICLERYFAVIHPIHYLRLRWPLYRILLSMAIWFSVAIGLLIFFSKSTVTYRFPNGNTACMENFPDYVWSGSLAATVLAFSILGFFVPFLIIVMCSIVIARRIMNLTHGSVQAISLRRHSLHTLLMVTGLLALCFLPFHLIHILHALGRIGVLSAPGLLPFTCSGQRASVALASINSALDPLVYYFNIAAAHRKMPCCGAISQNVMESDEPGSPTSWGLKSVSERLRFCSKSSP from the coding sequence ATGTGGGGAAACGGCACTCCAACATCAGGGGAGGCACCTGCTTCGAGGGAGACCCCAAGCATTCACCCAAACAAATCCATATCTTTGCAGTGTGTCACTGAAGCAGAATTCCAGCACCTTCTTTTGCCAATCACATATACTCTGGTTTTTGCCCTGAGTTTGGCCTCCAACGGTGTTGCCTTGTGGAGCTGCTGGGCCACCCGGGTACAGGCCCCACCAGTCATGACCTTCATCTATAATCTCATCATCATCGACCTGCTGTTTGCCTTGTCACTTCCATTACAGGCCGTATATCATGCCAGACACAATGACTGGCCCTTTGGTGAGGGCCTCTGTAAAGCCACCAACGCGCTCTTCCTAGCCAACATGTTCAGCTGTACCCTTTTCCTGGCCTGCATTTGCCTCGAGCGTTACTTTGCTGTCATCCACCCTATCCACTACCTGCGCTTGAGGTGGCCCCTCTACCGTATTTTGCTCTCTATGGCAATCTGGTTCTCAGTGGCCATTGGACTCCTGATATTCTTCTCCAAGAGCACTGTCACCTATCGCTTCCCAAATGGGAATACCGCCTGCATGGAGAATTTCCCCGATTACGTCTGGagtggcagcctggcagccaCAGTCCTTGCCTTTTCTATCCTGGGCTTCTTTGTGCCTTTCCTCATCATTGTCATGTGTTCCATTGTGATCGCCCGGCGCATTATGAACCTCACTCATGGTTCAGTCCAGGCCATCTCCTTACGCAGGCATTCTCTTCATACGCTCTTGATGGTGACTGGTTTGCTTGCCCTCTGCTTCCTGCCCTTCCATCTCATCCATATCCTGCATGCCTTGGGCCGGATTGGGGTTCTCTCCGCTCCAGGACTGTTGCCTTTCACATGCTCAGGCCAAAGAGCAAGCGTAGCTCTTGCTAGTATCAACAGTGCACTTGACCCTCTAGTGTATTACTTCAACATAGCAGCTGCCCACCGGAAAATGCCATGCTGTGGCGCGATTAGTCAGAATGTAATGGAATCTGATGAGCCTGGTAGCCCGACCTCGTGGGGCCTCAAAAGTGTGAGCGAGAGACTGAGATTTTGCTCAAAATCCTCTCCATAG